In Oryza sativa Japonica Group chromosome 2, ASM3414082v1, the following are encoded in one genomic region:
- the LOC4328317 gene encoding uncharacterized protein, with amino-acid sequence MSLLRRVGRRFLAGDILSSEASPHAVGRLFTEPPLPSPLEGVRSPSPLPLPRATKQPFIGIFSPFKSYPLQVIRESLPLAHHQSLSRNAIGPSYRWPWTRLTSAVALPKLLGTRWASTNTSSTTGFGPCFTSAGELIDALTYARANPLMRKVKIMGREDKIIWIPNDNLRRLVRSLNKTYALLHAKKKCLSSLTSSNVLVGEDGSAVIQGVIEIPYSEEEACCRYNETASILKELITESVGSEAIGVDCIADFRRLLRQMESMTSVCQEYIISNHASLIPDANRTAVFLLFYNHIMGKLAQEQPRLKNQIISKLPYDGIWLGIVISNRFLRRWLNSHREYVSTGDDDMSFNWNVRSHFYVHLWIFAYSQLEVEECLYGEFPELLLEIEILLWKANEIDGLGFEDKF; translated from the exons ATGTCGCTCCTAcgacgggtggggaggaggttcctcgccggcgacatccTGTCGTCGGAGGCTTCGCCGCATGCCGTCGGCCGCCTCTTCACCG AGCCTCCGCTACCGTCACCGCTGGAGGGTGTCAGGAGCCCCTCACCGCTGCCACTGCCTCGGGCTACCAAGCAACCATTCATTGGCATCTTCTCGCCATTCAAGAGTTACCCATTGCAGGTCATAAGGGAGTCACTGCCGCTG GCCCATCATCAGTCACTTAGCCGCAACGCCATCGGACCTAGCTACAGGTGGCCATGGACGCGGCTTACATCTGCAGTAGCACTGCCGAAACTCCTTGGCACTAGGTGGGCATCAACAAATACCTCCTCAACTACTGG GTTTGGTCCATGTTTTACTAGTGCGGGAGAGTTGATTGATGCCCTTACCTATGCAAGAGCCAACCCTCTTATGAGAAAGGTTAAGATCATGGGTAGAGAAGATAAAATCATATGGATTCCAAATGACAATCTCAGGAGACTCGTGAGATCATTAAACAAGACCTATGCCTTACTTCATGCAAAGAAGAAGTGTCTGTCCTCATTAACTTCTTCAAATGTCTTAGTGGGTGAGGATGGAAGTGCAGTAATTCAGGGTGTTATAGAGATTCCTTACAGTGAGGAAGAAGCTTGTTGTCGATACAATGAAACTGCTTCCATTCTGAAAGAGCTGATTACAGAGTCTGTGGGGTCTGAAGCTATTGGTGTGGATTGTATTGCCGATTTTCGCCGTCTACTCCGCCAGATGGAGAGCATGACATCGGTTTGTCAGGAGTACATCATCAGCAACCACGCTTCGCTTATACCTGATGCTAACAG GACGGCGGTATTTCTATTATTTTACAATCACATCATGGGTAAGCTCGCCCAGGAGCAACCAAGACTGAAGAATCAGATTATTAGCAAGTTGCCGTATGATGGGATTTGGCTAGGCATAGTTATTTCCAACCGCTTTCTCAGAAGATGGTTGAATAGCCATAGGGAATACGTGAGTACCGGGGATGATGACATGAGCTTTAACTGGAATGTCCGCTCTCATTTTTACGTACATCTGTGGATCTTTGCTTATAGTCAATTGGAGGTAGAGGAATGCTTATATGGTGAGTTTCCAGAGCTTCTGTTGGAGATTGAGATCCTGCTATGGAAAGCGAATGAGATCGATGGGCTAGGATTCGAGGATAAGTTTTAG